One window from the genome of Cupriavidus metallidurans CH34 encodes:
- a CDS encoding DUF4400 domain-containing protein, whose protein sequence is MASSRFASHVRLWLIISPLMICTLAPFIQDQTAFEISRSERASVEGVLGTEKADIAVASANARFREWFIDSGAVKASFAGSDAPTAFSDGGASTFGRGWMQHFWLTIYRALYRSAVAHHWLLGATVLILAIFNDGSVSRKIHAASAGFANPVSFHVAAHGLMLCFGIGASALLLPISLLANWWTYVVCLVGLLCWRLAASFHVGK, encoded by the coding sequence ATGGCAAGTAGCCGATTCGCATCCCACGTCCGTCTTTGGCTGATTATTTCGCCACTCATGATCTGCACGCTGGCGCCATTCATTCAGGACCAGACAGCGTTCGAAATCAGTCGTTCCGAAAGGGCGTCTGTGGAAGGGGTCCTTGGGACGGAGAAGGCCGATATCGCGGTGGCATCGGCAAACGCTCGCTTTCGCGAGTGGTTCATCGACTCTGGGGCGGTGAAAGCATCCTTCGCCGGTTCCGATGCCCCAACTGCTTTCTCGGACGGGGGCGCGTCAACGTTCGGCCGCGGCTGGATGCAGCACTTCTGGCTGACCATCTATCGGGCGCTATACCGTTCCGCGGTTGCCCACCACTGGCTCTTGGGCGCGACAGTGTTGATTCTGGCGATTTTCAATGACGGATCGGTATCGCGAAAGATCCACGCTGCAAGCGCGGGATTCGCCAATCCCGTGTCATTCCATGTCGCAGCCCACGGCCTGATGCTTTGCTTCGGGATTGGAGCCTCCGCTTTGCTTCTCCCGATTTCCCTGCTCGCCAATTGGTGGACCTATGTGGTGTGCCTGGTGGGCCTGCTTTG
- a CDS encoding type IV secretion system protein gives MQIARFIVLLLTALLLHSPPAFAQASAPEAGTDTAQQTAPNKGGKPGLFAQPGSIGESLKSWLSQFESFRTGLIGGATTLSKTLTPDADKIAFGLAVISLTLAGIRFAAASQPVAAWTEVFETLLMLGIFASLYTGYDKFGPGIYEYFQHLADKIAGTQAMSPAMTLASVGAGFIDSYIESMKAASGISDVLMIAFAGMLLLAAFVFCALAALLYTFFISLGEIAAAIGIVIGPIAVALGFSDYSRRYFSSWLDYMIGASMYSVVAAVMARLVSSALVSTLIDQKSAGTATLAGAVYAMSIALFMILVAFELPKIAGAIFGSGGGISGGGAMRVGLKAAGGIGKFLAKLK, from the coding sequence ATGCAGATCGCCCGCTTCATCGTCTTGCTTCTGACGGCCCTTCTATTGCATTCGCCGCCGGCTTTCGCACAAGCGTCCGCCCCTGAAGCGGGCACCGACACCGCACAGCAAACTGCCCCGAACAAGGGTGGCAAGCCCGGGCTATTCGCGCAGCCGGGATCGATTGGTGAATCGCTCAAGAGCTGGCTCAGCCAGTTCGAATCGTTCCGTACCGGTCTGATCGGGGGCGCCACCACATTGAGCAAGACCCTCACTCCGGACGCGGACAAGATCGCCTTCGGGCTTGCCGTCATTTCGCTGACGTTGGCTGGAATTCGTTTCGCCGCGGCGTCGCAACCTGTCGCGGCCTGGACCGAGGTCTTCGAGACGCTCCTTATGCTTGGCATCTTCGCGTCCCTCTACACCGGATATGACAAGTTCGGGCCTGGCATTTACGAATACTTCCAGCATCTCGCCGACAAAATCGCAGGCACACAAGCGATGTCACCTGCGATGACGCTCGCTTCCGTCGGCGCCGGATTCATTGATTCCTATATTGAGTCTATGAAGGCGGCAAGCGGTATCTCAGACGTCTTGATGATAGCGTTTGCTGGAATGCTGTTGCTGGCTGCGTTCGTTTTTTGCGCCCTCGCAGCTCTTCTCTACACGTTTTTCATATCCCTGGGCGAGATTGCGGCAGCCATCGGAATTGTAATTGGACCTATCGCAGTCGCCCTCGGATTCTCCGACTATAGCCGTCGCTACTTCTCTTCGTGGCTGGACTATATGATCGGCGCATCGATGTATTCGGTCGTTGCCGCTGTGATGGCTCGCCTCGTCTCGAGTGCACTGGTGTCCACGCTTATCGATCAGAAGAGCGCCGGCACAGCGACGCTGGCTGGTGCCGTGTATGCCATGAGCATTGCGCTGTTCATGATTCTTGTCGCCTTCGAGCTTCCTAAAATCGCCGGTGCGATCTTCGGCTCCGGTGGTGGCATCAGCGGCGGTGGGGCCATGCGGGTTGGCCTCAAGGCCGCCGGCGGCATCGGCAAGTTCCTTGCGAAGTTGAAATAA
- the traD gene encoding conjugative transfer system coupling protein TraD (Members of this protein family are the putative conjugative coupling factor, TraD, as the term is used for the SXT and TOL plasmid systems.), translating into MNHYINHFRPIYEFRAAVGWTVAALLILLSGMPHAGYFALLCLCALLLRSAQVWRALRFRLAISTKWLTVVKIDDLLDASRGLRSKDKDVDAMYLGTGYEWTQKHCQLAHDILRMPSTDIPGLPKWLPNETVRAIEKAFAPANSIADHSPQGKPWIAGLETKKQPVPFHYKAMGGHTSISGTTGAGKTRTFELISTQVIHNPNDVLIVIDPKNDVEWVARCRRECERTGRKFLYWKQAAPSQSIRLNPLENWSQPSEIPTRVAQLMEEGPFRQFAFLFIDRSVKGELYVGDKPNLRSILQYAQNGINNLLERALQRFFPEAGMTDWEDEVAGYMQQVGQKGGGTRLDAMVRLYIDRFSNLGKGHESIDGLISTFQHDRDHYGRIIASALPLLQMLATGETGLMLAPKADDFEDDREIWDIDKVIKQKAVLYVGADSLSNSMVAQAVMSMLLADIASVAGAIYNFYAKPPEIVLQVDETAEAINEQLLQLLNKGRGAGFKAFVAYQTRSDFTAKLGNVAKMQQVLGNLNNQIVLRLEDIDTAQWFAEKAGTTAIRNLVISSSTSTGTEAHVGEFSGSVSRSAQLEKVPLIPHDLVMQLPNLQYFLRISGGAVYQGRIPIIQD; encoded by the coding sequence ATGAATCACTACATCAACCATTTCCGGCCCATTTACGAATTTCGCGCGGCCGTTGGCTGGACCGTCGCAGCTTTGTTGATTCTGTTGAGCGGCATGCCGCACGCTGGCTATTTCGCGCTCTTGTGCCTATGTGCCCTACTGCTACGGTCCGCGCAGGTTTGGCGCGCCCTCAGATTCCGACTCGCCATTTCCACCAAGTGGCTTACCGTGGTCAAGATCGATGATCTTCTCGATGCCAGCCGCGGTCTCCGCTCGAAGGACAAAGACGTGGACGCCATGTACCTCGGCACCGGCTACGAATGGACCCAGAAGCACTGTCAACTTGCGCACGATATTCTGCGCATGCCGTCCACCGATATTCCCGGCTTGCCAAAATGGTTGCCGAACGAAACGGTACGTGCCATCGAAAAGGCCTTTGCTCCCGCCAACAGCATTGCGGACCATTCGCCTCAAGGCAAACCTTGGATTGCGGGTCTGGAGACCAAGAAGCAGCCAGTGCCGTTTCACTACAAGGCGATGGGCGGCCACACGTCCATCAGCGGCACCACCGGTGCGGGCAAGACGCGCACATTCGAACTGATTTCCACGCAGGTTATTCATAACCCTAATGACGTTTTGATCGTGATCGATCCGAAGAACGACGTCGAGTGGGTCGCAAGATGCCGGCGAGAATGCGAGCGTACGGGTCGGAAGTTTCTGTATTGGAAGCAGGCGGCGCCGTCCCAATCCATCCGTTTGAATCCACTGGAAAACTGGTCGCAACCGTCGGAGATACCCACGCGCGTCGCCCAGCTCATGGAGGAAGGCCCGTTCCGGCAGTTTGCGTTCCTGTTCATCGATCGTTCTGTCAAAGGCGAGCTCTACGTCGGCGACAAGCCCAACCTGCGCTCCATCCTCCAATACGCACAGAACGGTATCAACAACCTGCTCGAGCGTGCGCTTCAGCGCTTTTTCCCCGAAGCCGGCATGACGGACTGGGAAGACGAGGTCGCCGGATACATGCAGCAAGTCGGTCAGAAAGGTGGCGGTACCCGTCTGGACGCTATGGTTCGACTGTATATCGACCGCTTCTCGAATCTGGGCAAGGGCCACGAGTCGATCGACGGTCTCATCTCGACGTTTCAACACGATCGAGACCACTACGGCCGTATCATCGCCTCTGCCCTGCCCCTCCTGCAGATGCTGGCCACCGGCGAGACCGGCCTCATGCTAGCGCCCAAAGCGGATGACTTCGAGGACGATAGAGAAATCTGGGATATCGACAAGGTCATCAAACAGAAGGCCGTGCTCTACGTCGGTGCGGACTCCCTGTCGAACTCCATGGTCGCGCAAGCGGTGATGTCCATGCTGCTCGCGGACATCGCTTCGGTCGCTGGCGCGATCTACAACTTCTACGCGAAGCCTCCCGAGATCGTCCTTCAAGTTGACGAAACGGCTGAGGCCATCAACGAGCAGTTGCTCCAGCTTCTCAACAAGGGGCGTGGTGCAGGCTTCAAGGCGTTCGTTGCTTACCAGACGCGTTCCGATTTCACGGCAAAACTTGGAAACGTGGCCAAAATGCAGCAGGTTTTGGGCAATCTGAACAACCAGATCGTTCTACGCTTGGAAGACATCGACACCGCGCAGTGGTTCGCCGAGAAGGCCGGGACGACGGCTATCCGCAACCTGGTGATCTCCAGCAGCACGAGTACCGGCACGGAAGCGCACGTAGGTGAATTTAGTGGCTCCGTTTCGCGATCCGCACAGCTTGAAAAGGTACCCCTGATTCCGCATGACCTGGTCATGCAACTGCCGAACCTCCAGTACTTCCTACGGATATCCGGCGGCGCCGTCTACCAAGGTCGTATTCCAATTATTCAGGACTAA
- a CDS encoding TraI domain-containing protein produces MSTHTHSSMPAAALLSAHESRIALIRQYANEVSGDLFAVKWLSILTRCADWFSSMPLRFAEHAEPGGAFRATVEAAYFAMRLSGAQKFGADQPSERRRMLEPQYLYALFLAACCSRLDEPCRHFQFYRDSDGAEWIPAAHGAFGPWVGTSNYRVTRREAIQPIERMRTALLAREILGSERLSAFDSQVLTELFGAINPDPRPTGLETLLHKVVRQSIDTLTQFEIKARKAEFPPDSTPVPTAERLEKAVNPSLAQADAPVPAPPPATSTQHADGKGNVSPAESAGLGSQAQVESPDATASDASAARNVVQLDGARSLRKELSADDPFKALAGSSNLMREFFKALAQDVASGKAKVARIDGKVSISKRSLGNFGLASDTLVEHLRKGKHLYKVDGQNILLVDEVGRLIAPETAS; encoded by the coding sequence ATGAGTACGCACACCCATTCCTCGATGCCGGCAGCAGCGCTTTTGTCAGCTCACGAGAGCCGGATCGCGTTGATTCGGCAGTATGCAAACGAGGTGTCCGGCGACTTGTTCGCCGTAAAGTGGCTGAGCATTCTGACGCGGTGCGCGGACTGGTTTTCCAGTATGCCCCTGCGCTTCGCTGAACATGCGGAACCGGGCGGTGCATTCCGCGCTACGGTCGAAGCGGCGTACTTTGCGATGCGCCTGTCCGGCGCGCAGAAGTTCGGTGCAGACCAGCCGTCTGAGCGCCGGCGCATGCTCGAGCCTCAGTATCTCTACGCCCTTTTCCTTGCAGCGTGCTGCTCGCGGCTCGACGAGCCGTGCCGTCACTTTCAGTTCTATCGCGACAGCGATGGTGCAGAGTGGATCCCCGCTGCCCACGGCGCCTTCGGTCCCTGGGTCGGCACAAGCAATTACCGTGTCACGAGACGCGAGGCTATCCAGCCCATTGAGCGTATGCGCACCGCACTTCTCGCGCGCGAGATTCTTGGTAGCGAACGATTAAGTGCCTTCGACAGCCAGGTGCTCACCGAGCTTTTCGGTGCGATCAATCCGGATCCTCGACCGACCGGACTCGAAACGCTGCTGCATAAGGTTGTACGGCAATCCATCGACACACTGACCCAGTTCGAGATCAAGGCCAGAAAAGCAGAATTCCCCCCGGACTCGACGCCCGTTCCGACAGCCGAGAGGCTGGAGAAGGCTGTCAATCCGTCCTTGGCTCAGGCTGACGCACCGGTGCCGGCGCCGCCGCCGGCCACTTCCACGCAGCACGCCGACGGAAAGGGTAACGTCTCGCCAGCGGAATCCGCGGGCCTTGGTTCGCAGGCTCAGGTCGAATCGCCGGATGCCACGGCCTCGGATGCCTCGGCGGCGCGAAATGTGGTTCAGCTCGACGGAGCGCGTTCGTTGCGCAAGGAGTTATCCGCCGACGATCCCTTCAAGGCTTTGGCCGGCAGCTCTAACTTGATGCGGGAGTTCTTCAAGGCGCTGGCCCAGGACGTTGCCAGCGGCAAAGCCAAGGTCGCGCGGATCGACGGCAAAGTCTCGATTAGCAAGCGCTCGCTCGGCAACTTTGGCCTGGCGTCCGACACCCTTGTCGAGCATCTGCGAAAGGGCAAGCACCTATACAAGGTCGATGGCCAGAATATTCTGTTGGTCGACGAAGTAGGACGTCTCATCGCGCCGGAGACTGCATCATGA
- a CDS encoding TrbJ/VirB5 family protein, whose translation MKKWIANLAVAASVLGAAPAHAALPVTDWVGLVQTTISALQSIKSEVYENTNIVYQYQMMANQLLQATGLDAEAITEQFNSIKDEIGKYEVYGTTLKDLYGTVSDNADYLKKIQSMVVSSGKTKEQWFEDQRSLLTNGDKTAKALFSLGEQIFKNTQSVAKRRQKIQSQIKLSATAQAAAQTTNQMLDVLASQNSDLLQLMSVRAQADADRDQQTVAKETQSAEAMRSLAAAQDEELKNLRARVFSRKLQSN comes from the coding sequence GTGAAGAAGTGGATCGCCAACCTTGCCGTCGCCGCGTCCGTGCTCGGCGCCGCCCCCGCTCACGCCGCCCTACCCGTCACCGACTGGGTGGGTCTGGTGCAAACCACGATCTCGGCGTTGCAGTCCATCAAGTCCGAGGTGTACGAGAACACCAACATCGTCTACCAGTACCAGATGATGGCGAATCAGTTGCTGCAAGCTACAGGTCTGGATGCAGAGGCCATCACCGAGCAGTTCAACAGCATCAAAGACGAGATCGGAAAGTACGAGGTGTACGGCACCACGCTCAAGGACCTCTATGGCACCGTCTCCGACAACGCCGACTATCTGAAGAAGATTCAGAGCATGGTCGTCTCGTCCGGCAAGACGAAGGAACAGTGGTTCGAAGATCAGCGCTCCCTCCTGACCAACGGCGACAAAACTGCCAAGGCGCTCTTCAGCCTGGGCGAGCAGATCTTCAAGAACACACAATCGGTCGCCAAGCGCCGCCAGAAGATCCAGTCGCAAATCAAGCTTTCGGCAACCGCGCAAGCTGCCGCGCAAACCACGAACCAGATGCTCGACGTATTGGCGAGCCAGAACTCCGATTTGCTACAGCTCATGAGTGTGCGTGCCCAGGCCGACGCCGATCGGGACCAACAGACCGTTGCCAAGGAGACCCAGAGCGCAGAAGCGATGCGATCACTGGCAGCCGCTCAAGATGAAGAGCTCAAGAACCTCCGGGCCCGCGTCTTCTCCCGCAAGCTGCAGTCCAACTGA